The following coding sequences are from one Pelmatolapia mariae isolate MD_Pm_ZW linkage group LG4, Pm_UMD_F_2, whole genome shotgun sequence window:
- the LOC134626793 gene encoding uncharacterized protein LOC134626793 yields MKALTGGWLLYKAGGGSGQRNLSLVSQGTQGYTAKTLKMATNNGKNTLYIVPLQEKIDTTPLPHDAAEFSKMPKSQCKTCGVTMPLQLLVCHVENCVQEAACESMTDQAHQNEVQLEPSCPVCGNRYPPDDLVLHASTCGDREVDDLHHTAHEFRDTLLNFAAEMNTDIPANNKEVEQWKKASDPQDAAVLFKRHLLKEKEENPTITAIIDIRQDQTSQSREIIAFYKRPQIDWAGPFRCSLQGDTAVGTGVQRHFFSMAMLKLQHGFNIHSGAANMTLLFEGQENHLVPSTSQILADSDLFVVAGRMIGHSFLNDGPRLHGLSKAIIHMLVHADRDTVTVQLDDVPDLDIRSTICMLDGNKHLTEQQKDDINNLAISWDLPPVSAENRRWLFQQLLHHAVIGRTKRQTKHIRKGLKDTGLLTMLQQRPDTASVVFPQHEDSILTAQAVLSHIVWPGDEGDDEDDDDPPYPLSIQMQTVGFLKTYIETATPFQLSQLMRFWVGWEIPTGTMKVEVVKADYLISSTCFGTLRVPGHFHEYNVFSKHVDDCIATCATGFGLI; encoded by the exons ATGAAGGCCCTAACTGGTGGATGGCTCTTGTATAAAGCAGGAG GTGGTAGCGGACAGAGAAATCTCTCTCTAGTATCTCAGGGAACACAAGGCTACACAGCCAAGACGCTCAAGATGGCCACCaacaatggaaaaaatacaCTTTATATTGTCCCTCTCCAAGAAAAAATTGATACTACACCTCTTCCACATGATGCTGCAGAATTCAGCAAAATGCCGAAGTCTCAGTGCAAGACCTGTGGTGTGACTATGCCTCTTCAGCTACTTGTTTGTCACGTAGAAAACTGTGTACAA GAAGCTGCGTGTGAAAGCATGACTGACCAGGCACATCAGAATGAAGTCCAATTGGAG CCTTCTTGTCCTGTTTGTGGAAATCGTTATCCTCCAGATGACTTGGTCTTGCATGCCAGTACATGTGGTGATCG TGAAGTGGATGACCTGCATCACACAGCACATGAATTCAGAGACACACTTCTCAATTTTGCTGCTGAGATGAACACTGACATCCCAGCCAACAATAAGGAAG TAGAACAGTGGAAAAAGGCCAGTGATCCCCAAGATGCTGCAGTTTTGTTTAAGAGGCATCTCTtaaaggaaaaggaggagaacCCCACAATCACAGCTATCATTGACATTCGACAAGATCAAACATCCCAGAGCCGAGAGATCATTGCTTTCTACAAAAGACCACAGATTGATTGGGCAGGACCTTTTCGTTGTTCTTTACAAG GTGACACAGCTGTTGGCACTGGGGTCCAGAGACATTTTTTCAGCATGGCAATGCTAAAGTTGCAACATGGCTTTAACATCCATAGCG GTGCAGCCAACATGACCCTTCTCTTTGAGGGACAAGAGAACCATCTAGTGCCTTCTACTTCTCAGATTTTGGCAGACAGTGACTTATTTGTGGTAGCAGGCAGAATGATTgggcattcatttttgaacgATGGGCCACGAttgcatggcctcagcaaggCTATTATTCACATGTTGGTCCATGCTGATAGAGACACTGTCACTGTCCAGCTCGATGATGTGCCAGATCTAGATATTCGTTCTACAATTTGCATG CTTGATGGTAATAAACACCTCACTGAGCAGCAGAAGGATGACATTAACAATTTGGCCATTTCCTGGGACTTGCCACCCGTCAGTGCAGAAAACCGCAGATGGCTGTTCCaacagcttctccatcatgca GTGATAGGCCGAACTAAAAGGCAGACAAAACACATCAGAAAAGGTCTGAAGGACACCGGATTGTTGACTATGCTTcaacaaagacctgacacagccTCAGTGGTCTTTCCCCAGCATGAAGACAGCATTCTTACTGCACAG GCTGTTCTTAGCCACATTGTTTGGCCAGGAGATGAGGGCGATGATGAAGACGATGATGATCCACCTTACCCACTAAGCATCCAAATGCAAACAGTGGGATTTCTGAAGACCTACATTGAAACAG CCACTCCATTCCAGCTCAGCCAGCTGATGAGGTTTTGGGTTGGATGGGAAATTCCGACTGGTACCATGAAGGTTGAAGTGGTCAAAGCAGACTACCTCATATCCTCTACATGTTTTGGAACGTTGCGTGTGCCTGGGCACTTCCACGAGTACAATGTCTTTTCCAAACATGTTGATGATTGCATTGCAACTTGTGCCACAGGTTTCGGCCTTATTTAA